A single region of the Marinobacter salinisoli genome encodes:
- the urtD gene encoding urea ABC transporter ATP-binding protein UrtD yields MSMFQELTNRDRVFEFLAPVESPVDVRHGSILYLEDVSVSFDGFKAINNLNLTIDDGELRCIIGPNGAGKTTMMDIITGKTRPDTGSVWFGSRHNLLTMNEPDIASLGIGRKFQKPTVFEALTVFENLELAMATDKRVLPTLTSRLAGEDLDRIDEVLTLIGLKRLKDREAGILSHGQKQWLEIGMLLMQKPRLLLVDEPVAGMTEQEMERTAELLTSLAGKQSVVVVEHDMGFVRSIARKVTVLHQGSVLAEGSMDQVSNDPEVVKVYLGEDA; encoded by the coding sequence GTCGAGTCACCGGTGGATGTGCGCCACGGCTCCATTCTGTATCTCGAGGACGTCAGCGTCAGCTTCGATGGCTTCAAGGCCATCAACAACCTGAACCTGACCATCGACGATGGCGAACTGCGCTGCATCATCGGCCCCAACGGCGCGGGCAAAACCACCATGATGGATATCATCACCGGCAAAACCCGCCCCGACACCGGTTCGGTGTGGTTCGGCAGCCGCCACAATTTGCTGACCATGAACGAGCCGGACATCGCCAGTCTCGGCATCGGCCGGAAATTCCAGAAGCCCACCGTGTTTGAAGCCCTGACGGTGTTCGAAAACCTCGAGCTGGCTATGGCCACCGACAAGCGAGTGTTGCCGACGCTCACTTCCAGACTCGCCGGGGAAGATCTCGACCGGATCGACGAGGTGCTGACTCTGATCGGCCTCAAGCGTCTGAAGGACCGGGAAGCCGGCATTCTCTCCCACGGTCAGAAACAGTGGCTGGAAATCGGTATGCTGTTGATGCAGAAGCCCCGACTGTTGCTGGTGGATGAGCCGGTGGCGGGTATGACCGAACAGGAAATGGAACGCACCGCCGAGCTGCTGACCAGCCTCGCGGGCAAGCAGTCTGTGGTGGTGGTCGAGCACGATATGGGCTTCGTTCGCTCCATCGCCCGCAAGGTGACGGTGTTGCATCAGGGCAGTGTGCTGGCGGAGGGCTCAATGGATCAGGTCTCCAATGACCCGGAAGTTGTCAAAGTGTATCTGGGGGAGGACGCCTGA
- the urtE gene encoding urea ABC transporter ATP-binding subunit UrtE, with protein MLKIDQLNHFYGESHTLWDLHLDVPQGKCTCVMGRNGVGKTTLMKCIMGEETPKSGSIEFARDVELTTRKMEDRPRLGIGYVPQGRQIFPLLTVEENLRTGLAVRADGSRKIPERVYELFPVLKEMKNRRGGDLSGGQQQQLAIGRALVIEPRLLILDEPGEGIQPNIVAQIGEVIRKLIEEDGLTVLLVEQKLPFARKYADRFAILDRGRPVAEGEIAELSDELIKKHLTV; from the coding sequence ATGCTGAAGATTGACCAGCTGAACCATTTCTATGGCGAGAGCCACACCCTGTGGGATCTGCACCTGGATGTGCCCCAGGGCAAGTGCACCTGCGTGATGGGCCGCAATGGCGTGGGCAAGACCACCCTGATGAAGTGCATCATGGGCGAGGAAACCCCGAAAAGCGGCTCCATCGAGTTTGCCCGGGATGTGGAACTCACCACTCGCAAGATGGAAGACCGCCCGCGTCTGGGCATCGGTTACGTACCTCAGGGCCGGCAGATATTCCCCCTGCTGACCGTGGAAGAAAATCTGCGCACCGGGCTGGCCGTTCGCGCCGACGGCAGCAGGAAAATCCCGGAGCGGGTGTACGAACTCTTCCCGGTGCTCAAGGAAATGAAAAACCGCCGCGGCGGCGACCTGTCCGGCGGGCAGCAACAGCAACTGGCCATTGGCCGCGCCCTGGTGATTGAGCCCCGCCTGCTGATTCTGGATGAACCCGGTGAAGGCATTCAGCCCAACATCGTGGCCCAGATCGGCGAGGTCATCCGCAAACTGATCGAAGAAGATGGCCTGACCGTGCTGCTGGTGGAACAGAAACTGCCGTTTGCCCGCAAGTACGCCGACCGCTTCGCCATTCTCGATCGCGGACGCCCGGTGGCCGAAGGTGAAATTGCAGAATTGTCCGATGAATTGATCAAGAAGCACCTGACGGTATGA
- a CDS encoding urease accessory protein UreD: MTAFQPIVNQEAANDSGHRFDTDRQWAASLSLGFIARNEGERQVTRLTRRHHHGPLRVQRPFYPEGPEGCCHVYLLHPPGGLVSGDVLRIEAEVGEGAHALLTTPAAAKLYKADSHGVAWGQHTKLTVSKDAILEYLPQETLAFDGSRGEQSTTIELETGARTLGWEILALGRPASRLPFVSGHLEQQFRLTMNGQPLWLERQPLDPNHPRFAGKWGQGGATVQATLWAVGLEDEVEAIEAVREALPENHRWAITRRRGVVLLRYLGNERNEAWALCQQAWEILRPRLTGLQAHIPRIWLT, from the coding sequence ATGACGGCTTTTCAACCCATCGTTAACCAAGAGGCCGCGAACGACTCCGGCCACCGCTTCGACACGGACCGGCAGTGGGCCGCGTCTCTGTCCCTGGGCTTTATTGCCCGGAACGAGGGCGAGCGACAGGTTACCCGCCTGACCCGCCGGCACCATCATGGGCCGTTGCGGGTTCAGCGGCCTTTCTACCCGGAAGGCCCGGAAGGCTGTTGCCACGTGTACCTGCTGCACCCGCCGGGTGGGCTGGTGAGTGGCGATGTGCTTCGTATCGAGGCCGAGGTAGGCGAGGGCGCCCATGCCCTGTTGACCACCCCTGCTGCCGCCAAGCTCTACAAGGCCGACAGCCACGGTGTGGCCTGGGGCCAGCACACCAAGTTAACCGTGAGCAAAGACGCCATTCTCGAATACCTGCCCCAGGAAACCCTGGCCTTCGACGGTTCCCGGGGCGAGCAAAGCACCACCATCGAGTTGGAAACCGGCGCCCGCACACTGGGCTGGGAAATCCTCGCCCTGGGCCGCCCGGCCAGCCGGTTGCCGTTTGTGTCCGGCCATCTGGAACAGCAGTTCCGCCTGACCATGAACGGCCAGCCCCTGTGGCTCGAACGACAACCCCTGGACCCCAACCACCCGCGCTTTGCCGGCAAATGGGGGCAGGGCGGTGCCACCGTTCAGGCCACGCTTTGGGCCGTAGGGCTGGAAGACGAAGTCGAAGCCATCGAAGCGGTGCGCGAGGCATTGCCCGAGAACCATCGCTGGGCAATCACCCGGCGCCGTGGCGTGGTGCTGTTGCGCTACCTCGGCAACGAACGAAACGAAGCCTGGGCCCTGTGTCAGCAGGCCTGGGAAATCCTGCGCCCGCGCCTGACCGGGCTGCAGGCACACATACCAAGAATATGGCTGACGTGA